A single window of Aphidius gifuensis isolate YNYX2018 linkage group LG1, ASM1490517v1, whole genome shotgun sequence DNA harbors:
- the LOC122860291 gene encoding uncharacterized protein LOC122860291, with product MRALPEETEFVKYLLNVGNGSLNDNNDLFPVPERCVAPRNDDIVKSMFEDLIKNHRYTDLAKIAVLSARNIDVDDINIEVVELLDKSTEKIYTGIDSTENCDNGDIDDAILPEYLNSLNPPGFPPYQLNLRKNCIVMLLRNLSTNEGLCNGTRLQILDLANNLIRCRILTGDKAGNIMFLHRITLYCENIYPFTFKRRQFPIKIAFAMTINKSQG from the coding sequence ATGCGAGCATTACCAGAAGAAACCGAATTTGTGAAATATCTTTTAAATGTTGGGAACGGATcgttaaatgataataatgaccTTTTTCCGGTTCCAGAGCGATGTGTAGCCCCAAGAAATGATGACATAGTAAAATCAATGTTTGAAGatttaatcaaaaatcatAGATATACAGACTTAGCAAAAATCGCGGTTTTGTCAGCTAGAaatattgatgttgatgatataaatatagaaGTTGTTGAATTACTTGATAAAAgtacagaaaaaatatatactggaATAGACAGTACAGAAAATTGTGATAACGGAGATATTGATGATGCAATTTTACCTGAATATTTGAATTCTTTGAACCCTCCAGGCTTTCCGCCATATCAActtaatttgagaaaaaattgtattgtaATGCTTCTACGTAATCTAAGTACAAACGAAGGTTTATGCAATGGAACAAGATTACAAATATTAGATCTTGCAAATAATCTTATTCGGTGTCGAATTTTGACAGGTGATAAAGCAGGAAATATCATGTTCTTACATCGTATTACACTGTActgtgaaaatatttatccttTTACGTTTAAACGTCGACaatttccaataaaaattgcatttgCGATgactataaataaaagtcaagGCTAA
- the LOC122860299 gene encoding uncharacterized protein LOC122860299 — MTFCRLNQQKIRADSYRGMIDYLQRSADKSDNRIGKMVILPSSFTGSPRNMYYQDAMAIVRKFGKPDLFVTMTCNPNWREIQENLLPGQIASDRPDIVSRVFDIKKDELITIIKKKKLFGEVLAFVYVVEYQKRGLPHIHLLVTLKHGDKMLTPEKVDKYIYAEIPDSNIYPILHNIVIKNMIHACGDWCKNEKGGCSKRFPKLFQNETTMDENGYPTYCRRNTGDFLLPNGSTTDNQYVVPYNPILLKTFNCHINVEIVTSIKSVKYLYKYIYKGHDKAAAQITNNNNNDNNNNNTIDHDEIKNHIDSRYVSPVEACDRIYGRPLQNKNHSIIRLPVYLPNEQSITISDEASEEAMMH; from the coding sequence ATGACTTTCTGTcgtttaaatcaacaaaaaattcgTGCTGATAGTTATCGAGGAATGATCGATTATTTACAACGGTCAGCTGATAAATCAGATAATCGTATCGGAAAAATGGTGATTCTACCATCATCATTCACAGGTTCCCCACGTAACATGTATTACCAAGATGCAATGGCTATTGTGAGGAAATTTGGTAAACCTGATCTTTTTGTAACTATGACGTGTAATCCAAATTGGCGAGAAAtccaagaaaatttattgCCTGGCCAAATAGCATCAGACAGACCAGATATTGTTTCACGagtatttgatataaaaaaggATGAActgataacaataataaaaaagaaaaaattatttggtgaAGTACTTGCATTTGTATATGTCGTCGAGTATCAAAAACGTGGACTTCCtcatattcatttattagTTACTTTGAAACATGGCGATAAAATGCTTACTCCTGAAAAAGTTGATAAGTATATTTATGCAGAAATTCCTGATTCGAATATTTATCCTATACTTCATAatatagttataaaaaatatgattcatgCCTGTGGTGATTGGtgcaaaaatgaaaaaggagGATGCTCTAAAAGATTtccaaaattatttcaaaacgAGACAACAATGGATGAAAATGGTTATCCTACTTATTGTCGTAGAAATACTGGAGATTTTCTTTTGCCTAACGGATCAACAACAGATAATCAATATGTCGTTCCATATAACCCTATATTATTGAAAACTTTCAATTGTCATATTAATGTTGAAATTGTTACAAGTATCAAGTCAGTAAAATAtctctataaatatatttacaagggTCACGATAAAGCTGCTGctcaaataacaaataataacaacaatgataataataataacaataccaTTGatcatgatgaaattaaaaatcatatagaCTCGAGATATGTTAGTCCAGTTGAGGCATGCGATAGAATATATGGAAGACCActtcaaaacaaaaatcattcaattatACGACTGCCTGTTTATTTACCGAACGAGCAGAGCATTACTATTAGTGATGAAGCAAGTGAAGAGGCTATGATGCATTGA
- the LOC122860307 gene encoding uncharacterized protein LOC122860307, whose product MPRQRIERTPEEEEEFQRAKRQKNANRQRSFRQRRVLEQAHLQNIELDLNNIEEHYIGSMTVLCKHCNAKHFKAEEPGNKKNSFNDCCCHGEVCLGTLPVPPKILTDLFTVNFNPNNHSGPYCFKIHGQIYYQLNTSLYPASNDSPAFGQFFIVDQNESSNIRCNESSQLDRQIVDAIDKALRECNIYAQSYQMMHEEIRQAVSNNPLEPEPEMNLIFLNRQGIDERRYNDQRVNEVAAIFTTTADGEIPGSYVSIRNKQTKKLELVSSMNPNIEPWVYPMYYPHGTRGWHDK is encoded by the exons atgccGAGGCAGAGAATTGAGAGAACACCTGAAGAAGAAGAGGAATTCCAACGAGCTAAACGTCAAAAAAATGCAAATCGTCAACGATCTTTTCGACAGAGAAGGGTTTTAGAACAAGctcatttacaaaatattgaattagaTCTGAATAATATAGAAGAACATTACATAGGTAGCATGACTGTTTTATGTAAGCACTGTAATGCAAAACATTTTAAAGCAGAAGAACcagggaataaaaaaaattcattcaatgaTTGTTGTTGTCATGGTGAAGTCTGTCTTGGAACTTTGCCAGTTCCTCCAAAAATACTGACAGATTTATTCACAG TCAATTTCAACCCTAACAACCATTCTGGAccttattgttttaaaattcacggtcaaatatattatcaactgAATACATCTCTGTACCCCGCATCTAATGATTCACCAGCATttggacaattttttattgttgaccAAAACGAATCATCTAATATTCGATGTAATGAATCATCGCAGTTGGATAGACAAATAGTTGACGCTATTGATAAAGCTCTTCGTGAATGCAATATTTATGCTCAATCTTATCAGATGATGCATGAGGAAATACGTCAGGCCGTGAGCAACAATCCATTAGAACCTGAACctgaaatgaatttaatttttttgaatagacAAGGAATAGATGAGAGACGATACAATGATCAGAGAGTTAATGAGGTTGCTGCTATTTTTACAACTACTGCTGATGGTGAAATACCAGGGTCTTATGTATCAATACGGAATAAGCAgactaaaaaattagaattagtTAGTTCAATGAACCCCAATATCGAGCCTTGGGTGTATCCAATGTATTACCCTCATGGTACAAGAGGATGGCATGATAAATGA
- the LOC122860315 gene encoding uncharacterized protein LOC122860315, whose product MRGKMIHMHFQLINMTDIIIRHDIEQMDNNALDLSFHPISRKRPRLPVVSNVQAPTPFVPVVSNIQAPTPFVPVVSNVQSSTSFVPVVSNVSPAPTIFQSQNEIKTSNVQAPTTAVPIPSVVQTSTQVVPVVPVVSVVSNVPAPTPIKLQNIAIKKGQKKCFKREQKHAPATNSHKRARTNLEPFVIEDENGDECDDSAISISDESVGCESDGSIDDKSDDLIKNDVSKPAAALQIKSSSD is encoded by the exons ATGAGAGGAAAAATGATACACATGCACTTTCAATTGATTAACATGACTGACATTATTATTCGTCATGATATTGAACAAATGGATAATAATGCTTTGGATTTATCATTCCATCCTATTTCACGTAAACGTCCACGTTTACCAGTTGTATCAAATGTACAAGCACCAACACCATTTGTACCAGTTGTATCAAATATACAAGCACCAACACCATTTGTACCAGTTGTATCAAATGTacaatcatcaacatcatttgtACCAGTTGTATCAAATGTATCACCAGCACCAACAATATTTCAATCACAAAATG aAATTAAAACATCAAATGTACAAGCACCAACAACAGCTGTACCAATTCCATCAGTTGTACAAACGTCAACACAAGTTGTACCAGTTGTACCAGTTGTATCAGTTGTATCAAATGTACCAGCACCAACaccaattaaattacaaaata TAGCCATTAaaaaaggacaaaaaaaatgctttaaaCGAGAACAAAAACATGCACCAGCAACAAATT cacatAAACGTGCACGTACAAATCTTGAACCATTTGTTATTGAAGATGAAAATGGTGATGAATGTGATGACAGTGCAATTTCTATTAGTGATGAGTCGGTTGGATGTGAAAGTGATGGgtcaattgatgataaaagtgatgatttaattaaaaatgatgtgTCTAAACCAGCAGCAGCATTgcaaattaaatcatcatcag attaa